Proteins encoded together in one Coffea arabica cultivar ET-39 chromosome 2c, Coffea Arabica ET-39 HiFi, whole genome shotgun sequence window:
- the LOC140035490 gene encoding protein FAR1-RELATED SEQUENCE 5-like, with amino-acid sequence MQSANDPNGKRPVQDSWKDLTMWDAIDEFEISKTEEGTQAMSVRGQLHEGVQDFNYEDLDERDVMSMKFNTENEAEAFYVMLGRATGFSVRKSYKLKDPETGRVRYRQWVCSRHGLRDEKHIQREDRQREPKAVTRVDCKACFKVRLSVEEDKYLVSNIVMRHNHKLASPTSTKFLKSHRHISEADYAQAHVLRRVGMKTSQIMKLFVLQCGGYNNVPFTIKDLYNKMNSERMEEIADGDAEGAFAYLFGKKDVDPNLYFNFTVDSAGRLSRLFWSDSRSREDYRCFGDVLVFDSTYNTNKYLHPLVVMCGINNHFSTSIFACSTVREEDEGAYEWVLNTFLEAMDGKKPISVVTDGAPQMRKAIKKCLPNTKHRLCCWHLNQNLNSHVSNEDFRAGFKDCMYNNCSIDKFEAKWAKLVCSFNMENNDWVNQVYRKRKRWALAYLRGYFFGGMRSTQRCERMHAMLKIYLHRELRLFETLRAFDLANAWLRHEEARMNVETEHTSLLPATETHYLEQHAAEVFTRRIFLKVRAEMRSQGLYFRYNAMDDGVQCIHFISHSYSNKEWRVLYNRTSGIMSCSCLQMETVGLPCSHMFRIMVIEGMKKIPPNCIMQRWTRDARRGRSGSLRERSEVTNVNEMARYARLSSGCNTMCYYGAKTTTGYTRLLNVIDIQTAEMKTLSLEESTATGSSSQAHRKGDASGKVGIGDPHANRPRGDQRTKGKERHIRNKCGNCGGREGHNKRTCPLHIENPNDDLSHALGMSPDIFEGNTSAAWVRGGMNMHFNSDNDWDQLDHQLHDVGVKQGLEPIHGFQQSVDTTNYTWLNNGNLSNYQPVDDEVEEDIDLNREIMYPAW; translated from the exons ATGCAATCTGCTAATGATCCGAACGGAAAGCGACCAGTGCAAGATTCATGGAAAGATTTGACCATGTGGGACGCCATTGATGAATTTGAAATATCGAAAACTGAAGAGGGTACACAAGCAATGTCTGTTAGGGGACAGCTCCATGAAGGAGTGCAAGACTTCAACTATGAGGACTTAGATGAACGAGATGTGATGTCAATGAAGTTCAATACGGAAAACGAAGCTGAAGCCTTCTACGTGATGCTTGGTCGAGCAACAGGATTCAGTGTCCGCAAGAGTTATAAGCTAAAGGACCCCGAAACTGGTCGGGTCAGATATAGGCAATGGGTGTGTAGTAGGCACGGGCTCCGGGATGAGAAACACATACAAAGAGAGGATCGGCAAAGAGAGCCAAAGGCGGTCACAAGAGTTGATTGCAAGGCATGTTTCAAAGTAAGGCTTTCAGTTGAGGAGGACAAGTATCTGGTCAGTAATATTGTAATGCGTCACAACCACAAATTAGCAAGCCCAACAAGTACAAAGTTCCTAAAATCCCACCGCCACATCTCAGAAGCCGACTATGCTCAAGCGCACGTTCTTCGTCGTGTTGGAATGAAGACAAGTCAGATTATGAAGTTGTTCGTGCTTCAATGCGGTGGGTATAACAATGTTCCTTTCACTATCAAGGACCTATATAATAAGATGAATTCAGAAAGGATGGAAGAGATCGCGGATGGCGACGCAGAAGGGGCCTTTGCATACCTATTTGGTAAGAAAGATGTAGACCCGAACTTGTATTTCAATTTCACAGTTGATAGTGCAGGGAGACTATCAAGGTTGTTCTGGAGCGATTCCAGGTCACGTGAGGACTACAGATGCTTTGGTGATGTTCTTGTATTTGACAGCACCTATAATACAAACAAATACTTGCACCCTCTTGTGGTCATGTGCGGCATCAACAATCACTTTTCCACGTCCATATTTGCATGCTCAACTGTACGCGAGGAAGACGAAGGGGCATATGAATGGGTCCTTAACACTTTCTTGGAGGCGATGGATGGGAAAAAACCCATATCGGTCGTGACTGATGGCGCTCCACAaatgagaaaagccataaaAAAATGTCTCCCCAACACGAAGCACAGATTGTGCTGCTGGCATTTGAACCAAAACCTTAACTCACATGTAAGTAATGAGGATTTCAGAGCAGGATTTAAAGATTGTATGTACAACAACTGTTCTATAGACAAATTTGAAGCAAAGTGGGCCAAACTGGTATGTTCGTTCAATATGGAGAACAATGACTGGGTTAACCAAGTGTATAGAAAGAGGAAGCGCTGGGCACTAGCATACTTAAGGGGCTATTTTTTCGGTGGCATGCGAAGTACACAGAGGTGCGAGAGGATGCACGCTATGTTAAAGATATACCTTCATAGGGAGTTAAGGCTATTtgagactcttagagcttttgATTTGGCCAATGCATGGCTTCGCCATGAGGAGGCAAGAATGAATGTTGAGACAGAGCACACTAGTCTACTACCAGCAACCGAGACCCACTACTTGGAGCAGCATGCAGCAGAAGTTTTCACTCGAAGGATCTTTCTCAAGGTTAGAGCTGAGATGAGGAGCCAGGGGTTATACTTCAGATATAATGCCATGGATGATGGAGTCCAGTGCATTCATTTTATTTCCCATTCCTATTCAAATAAGGAGTGGAGGGTTTTATACAATAGAACTTCTGGCATAATGAGTTGTTCATGCCTGCAAATGGAGACCGTAGGACTTCCTTGTAGTCACATGTTTAGGATAATGGTGATAGAAGGAATGAAGAAAATTCCACCTAATTGCATTATGCAGAGATGGACGAGAGATGCAAGACGTGGGAGGAGTGGCAGTCTACGGGAAAGATCAGAGGTCACTAATGTTAATGAAATGGCAAGGTATGCTCGTTTGTCTAGTGGTTGCAATACCATGTGCTACTATGGGGCAAAGACTACTACTGGATACACTCGATTATTGAATGTAATAGACATACAAACTGCCGAAATGAAGACCCTATCCTTAGAAGAATCTACTGCTACGGGCAGCTCATCACAAGCGCATAGAAAGGGAGATGCATCTGGTAAAGTGGGTATCGGTGATCCTCATGCAAACAGGCCGAGGGGTGATCAGAGAactaaaggaaaagaaagacacATCCGCAACAAATGTGGAAATTGCGG TGGAAGGGAAGGCCATAATAAGAGAACTTGTCCCCTGCATATAGAAAATCCCAACGACGACTTGTCTCACGCTCTGGGCATGTCTCCAGACATCTTTGAGGGTAATACAAGTGCCGCTTGGGTGAGGGGGGGAATGAACATGCATTTTAACTCGGACAATGACTGGGATCAATTGGACCATCAG TTGCATGATGTTGGAGTAAAGCAGGGGTTGGAGCCAATTCACGGATTCCAACAATCGGTGGACACTACGAATTATACATGGCTGAACAATGGTAATCTTTCTAATTACCAACCAGTAGATGACGAGGTGGAGGAAGACATTGACTTGAATAGAGAAATCATGTATCCAGCATGGTGA
- the LOC140035491 gene encoding large ribosomal subunit protein uL18c-like, with protein sequence MSCNAPSLSFGLGFRTPKFASPFLPSPLPLSSFSTQWQPNALSIEAKAGTRREDRTARHSRIRKKVEGTPERPRLSVFRSNKHLYVQVIDDSKMHTLASASTMQKPISDDLNYSSAPTIDVAKKVGKAIAKSCLEKGITKVAFD encoded by the coding sequence ATGTCTTGCAATGCACCTTCACTTAGTTTTGGGCTTGGTTTCAGAACACCCAAATTCGCTTCTCCTTTCCTTCCTTCGCCGTTGCCGCTTTCCTCGTTCTCGACCCAATGGCAGCCTAACGCTCTCTCCATTGAGGCCAAGGCCGGAACCCGCAGAGAGGACCGCACTGCCCGCCATTCGCGCATCCGTAAGAAGGTTGAAGGGACACCGGAAAGACCAAGACTGTCTGTATTTCGATCCAATAAGCATCTGTATGTTCAGGTAATTGATGACTCGAAGATGCATACTCTTGCTTCTGCTTCAACAATGCAAAAGCCAATCTCCGATGATCTCAATTATAGCTCTGCTCCCACTATTGATGTGGCGAAGAAAGTGGGCAAAGCAATTGCAAAGTCCTGTCTTGAGAAAGGGATTACAAAAGTGGCCTTCGACTGA